TTATTTGGCAACGTCTCATTATATGGGCAACCGCAAAGAAATGTTCTCAGACTTCGGCTTGCTGAATACAGAACAGAAGAAGCGAATTATTGCCAGTGCCGAAAACTCAAAAGCATATAATGACGACACATACAAGTCGTTAAATAGTTTTGAATTGCAGTTTCCACAAGAAGCAAACAATGCAAATTTAAATTACTTGCGGAAAGCATTATCGGTAGAAGTTATCAAAGGAATTAGGGCAAATAGCACAAAAAATTTATTCTATATAGAAGCTCCTACAGGTGCAGGAAAATCGAACTTATCGATGTTGGCACTTACCGAATTATTTCGTTCCGATATTAAAAGCGAAAATAACGAAATTCAAAAAGTGTTTTATGTTTTTCCGTTTACTACACTTATCAATCAAACTTATAAGGCTCTAAAGGAAACTTTAGAGCTGCATGATGATGAGATACTTCAACTGCATTCAAAATCAGGCTTCCAACAAAAAGGAGGTAACGATGATAAATATGGTAATGGGAAACAAAATATTATCGATTATCAATTCCTCAACTTTCCCATTTCATTAATCTCGCACATTCGTTTTTTCGATTTATTAAAATCGAATTCTAAAAGTACAAACTATTTATTGCACCGTTTGGCAAACTCGGTTGTTATTATAGACGAACTTCAAACCTATGCCCCACGAGAATGGGACAAGGTTATTTACTTCATTGAAAACTATGCTCGCTTTTTTAATATGAAATTTATTCTAATGTCGGCAACCTTGCCAAAAATAGAAAAGCTTTGCTTAGAGCAAGAAACAAATTTTGTCTACCTTAATCAATACAAAACAGAATTCTTTACGAATCCCAACTTTTGTAAACGCGTAAATTTCGATTTTTCATTATTAAAACCAAATACGCCAAGTAAAGACGATAAAGAAGCGGGACTTCGAAAATTATGGAAAGAACTTAATTTAAAATCGCAAGAATATTGCTCTAAATCAAAACGAGCTCATACCATTATCGAATTTATTTTCAAAAAAACAGCAAGTGAATTTGCAGAAATTGCGGAAAAAGAAAATGATTTTTTCGATGAGATATTTTTACTCTCGGGAAGCATACTCGAAAGCAGAAGGAACCAAATTATTGACACCTTAAAAGGTGATACCTACAAGAACAAAAACGTGCTTCTAATAACAACACAAGTGGTCGAAGCTGGAGTGGATATCGATATGGATATTGGTTTTAAAGACACTTCTATTCTCGATTCTGATGAACAATTAGCTGGACGGATAAATAGAAATGTAAATAAAAAACATTGCACCTTATATTTATTCAACCTCGATGATGCAAAAGTAATTTACGGTAAAGACGACCGGTACAAACTAATGCAATCAAAACTAATAGATAAGTACAAGGATATTCTTACTTCTAAAAACTTCGATGTGCTTTATGATGCCGTTATTGAAGAAAGAAAAGAGATAAACAAGCAGGCTGATTTTGTAAATTTATCAAATTATATAAGAAGCTTAAACCAATTACAGTTCAACGAGGTTAACAAAAACTTCAAATTAATTAGCAATAATATTGAAACAGCAACTTTGTTTTTACCTTTAAATCTTCCTATTACGACTTCATCAGGCAATACCGAAAACTTTAAACCCATAGAACTGGAATTCCTTAAAACCAATCAGAAGTTCTTTGAAGAAGAGGTTTTTATTCATGGTAAAAGTGTTTGGGAACTATATGAGGAACTGATTCTAAACCAACATCCCGATTTTACCCAACAAAAATTTAATATGATTATCCTTCAGGGCATAATGTCAAAATTTTCACTTTCGGTAAGTGTTCATTCAAAAGAATTCAAAACGTGTGTGGAGCAAGGTGTACTCGAAGAAAAGTATGGATACTATCTAGTCAACTATCCCTCTGATGTTTATGATTACAAGAAAGGATTTATTCAAAATGATGTGAAATCTGCAATAATATTCTAATACTATGCAAGTAACAGGAACGCACATCCACTACTATTTCAATTGTCATCGCCAATTGTGGCTGTTTGCCAACAGTATTCAAATGGAACACTCTTCGGATTTGGTTTTTGAAGGAAAAATGATTCATGAAAACAGTTACAAGCAACGCAGTTCGAAATATGAAGAGATTGCTATTGATGGTATTAAAATTGATTACTACGATACCAAAAACAAGGTAATTCATGAGACTAAAAAATCGAGTAAATTAATGGA
This genomic interval from uncultured Marinifilum sp. contains the following:
- the cas3 gene encoding CRISPR-associated helicase Cas3', with the protein product MYKDYLTVLSQNKYDDFLAHLRNGGQETLYEHTKLVCEYGKLLTEKNNLEPVLDKLISDLMENHFDKATKISVFIKTLFFDTLKYHDLGKVNPNFQKIKMQQNDVKQKLFCFGSDHSKIGAFCFLTQKFVEINSMKSLNTEGKLFLVYLTLVFSSSIYKHHAPNLETYEIGKFDNDFLEDVSDLIQILEIDNLPKEKLQILVLNIEKKFLPSVQKKRLSDSAFPLFALLKLNYSLLTATDYLATSHYMGNRKEMFSDFGLLNTEQKKRIIASAENSKAYNDDTYKSLNSFELQFPQEANNANLNYLRKALSVEVIKGIRANSTKNLFYIEAPTGAGKSNLSMLALTELFRSDIKSENNEIQKVFYVFPFTTLINQTYKALKETLELHDDEILQLHSKSGFQQKGGNDDKYGNGKQNIIDYQFLNFPISLISHIRFFDLLKSNSKSTNYLLHRLANSVVIIDELQTYAPREWDKVIYFIENYARFFNMKFILMSATLPKIEKLCLEQETNFVYLNQYKTEFFTNPNFCKRVNFDFSLLKPNTPSKDDKEAGLRKLWKELNLKSQEYCSKSKRAHTIIEFIFKKTASEFAEIAEKENDFFDEIFLLSGSILESRRNQIIDTLKGDTYKNKNVLLITTQVVEAGVDIDMDIGFKDTSILDSDEQLAGRINRNVNKKHCTLYLFNLDDAKVIYGKDDRYKLMQSKLIDKYKDILTSKNFDVLYDAVIEERKEINKQADFVNLSNYIRSLNQLQFNEVNKNFKLISNNIETATLFLPLNLPITTSSGNTENFKPIELEFLKTNQKFFEEEVFIHGKSVWELYEELILNQHPDFTQQKFNMIILQGIMSKFSLSVSVHSKEFKTCVEQGVLEEKYGYYLVNYPSDVYDYKKGFIQNDVKSAIIF